One window of Microcoleus vaginatus PCC 9802 genomic DNA carries:
- a CDS encoding HAD family hydrolase, with product MPSRSANDVDVAEQYWHYLEISKVATILGTNLESGLEPTEANHRQQKFGPNELTVKAAKPAWLKFILQFNQPLLIILLSAGLIKAVIGEWLNASVIWGVTTTNATISFIQEAGAEKKIEALAQAVTTEATVIRGGKKLRIPSKELVVGDLVILSSGDKVPADLRLVKVRDLQIDESGLTGESVAVEKELGQSGDLVLPQETPLAERDNMAYAGSFVTFGQGSGIVIAIANKTETGKISQLLDRHLDLTTPLTRKFNQFSQNWLLFVLGMATLTFAVRLGRPVPEGVSAFKEAVEPAVALIVGAIPEGLPAVITVTLAVGVSRMANRHAIVRKLPAVETLGGATVICSDKTGTLTENQMTVQEIYSGGESYSVTGTGYSPEGEIQLNQLPITVSQAPTLQECLQAGLLCNDSHLEFKDDDWIVVGDPTEGALIAAGKKADLSQQVLSKSMQRLDSIPFESQFQYMATLHRTPTGKILYVKGSVESILGRCASSLDTQGNPVEVDREQIHHQVDEMAKQGLRVLALAKKPVPQSQNSVDHSDLESGLVFLGLQGMIDPPRAEAIAAVQACQTAGIQVKMITGDHIATAKAIARRMGFRKTKHHRELVAYTGAQLAEMSKNELAEAVEAGSVFARVAPEQKLRLVEALQQKGEIVAMTGDGVNDAPALKQADIGIAMGSGTEVSKEAADMILTDDNFASIESAVEEGRSVYKNLLKAISFILPVNGGESMTILLSTLLGRELPILSLQILWLNMLNSITMTVPLAFEPKSVGVMKQQPRPVNEPFLTGNRIKRIIAISLYNWTLIFGMFEWVRQAEWGTLELARTMAIQALVMGRIFYLLSLSQLLPSLIAKFSGSKEEVSGAPALGVGIVLAVILQIIFANSPFVNRIFETAPMNLDQWLICFGVALPMIGVALSVNRFDPPN from the coding sequence ATGCCATCAAGATCCGCCAACGATGTAGACGTAGCAGAGCAATATTGGCACTACCTAGAAATATCCAAGGTTGCAACTATCTTAGGAACCAACCTGGAAAGCGGTTTAGAACCGACAGAAGCCAACCATCGCCAACAGAAATTCGGGCCCAACGAACTAACGGTTAAAGCAGCGAAACCAGCCTGGTTAAAATTTATCCTGCAATTTAACCAACCCCTCCTGATCATCTTGCTGAGTGCAGGTTTAATCAAAGCAGTGATCGGAGAATGGCTAAACGCTAGCGTAATTTGGGGCGTAACAACCACCAACGCTACTATTAGTTTCATCCAAGAAGCTGGAGCCGAGAAAAAAATTGAAGCCCTAGCCCAAGCTGTCACCACCGAAGCCACAGTCATTCGGGGTGGCAAAAAATTAAGAATTCCCTCCAAAGAACTCGTAGTCGGCGACTTAGTAATCCTGAGTTCCGGCGACAAAGTACCGGCCGACTTGCGCTTAGTGAAAGTGCGCGACTTGCAAATCGACGAATCGGGACTCACCGGGGAATCAGTTGCTGTCGAAAAAGAATTAGGACAATCTGGAGACTTGGTTCTGCCACAAGAAACGCCACTAGCAGAACGGGATAACATGGCCTATGCCGGCAGTTTTGTCACTTTTGGCCAAGGTAGCGGCATCGTAATTGCGATCGCCAATAAAACCGAAACCGGCAAAATCTCCCAACTATTAGATCGGCACCTCGACCTCACCACCCCCTTAACCCGCAAATTCAACCAATTCAGTCAAAACTGGCTGTTATTCGTGCTGGGAATGGCAACCTTGACCTTCGCCGTTCGATTGGGGCGGCCAGTCCCTGAGGGGGTTTCAGCCTTTAAAGAAGCAGTCGAACCCGCAGTCGCCCTGATTGTCGGCGCAATTCCCGAAGGCTTACCCGCCGTCATCACCGTCACCCTAGCCGTAGGCGTTTCCCGGATGGCAAATCGCCACGCGATCGTCCGCAAATTGCCCGCAGTGGAAACCCTCGGCGGCGCTACAGTCATCTGTTCCGACAAAACCGGAACTTTGACGGAAAACCAAATGACGGTGCAAGAAATCTATTCTGGCGGCGAATCCTACTCGGTTACGGGTACGGGATACAGCCCCGAAGGTGAAATTCAACTCAATCAACTGCCAATTACTGTCAGTCAAGCTCCAACTTTGCAAGAATGTTTGCAAGCTGGACTCCTTTGCAACGACTCTCACTTGGAATTTAAAGATGATGATTGGATTGTCGTCGGAGATCCGACAGAGGGAGCATTAATTGCTGCAGGCAAAAAAGCTGATTTGAGTCAGCAAGTTTTGTCCAAGTCAATGCAGCGGCTGGATTCAATTCCCTTTGAATCTCAGTTTCAATACATGGCGACGCTGCACCGAACTCCCACTGGCAAAATTTTGTACGTCAAAGGTTCAGTAGAATCAATTCTCGGCCGCTGCGCTTCCAGTCTCGACACTCAAGGAAATCCGGTAGAAGTCGATCGCGAACAAATTCACCATCAAGTCGATGAAATGGCAAAGCAAGGCTTGCGCGTCTTGGCTTTAGCGAAAAAGCCAGTACCCCAAAGCCAAAATTCCGTCGATCACTCGGATTTGGAGTCAGGCCTGGTTTTCTTGGGACTGCAAGGCATGATTGACCCGCCGCGGGCAGAAGCGATCGCAGCCGTCCAAGCTTGTCAAACCGCCGGCATCCAAGTCAAAATGATTACCGGCGACCACATCGCTACAGCCAAGGCGATCGCCCGCCGCATGGGATTCCGCAAAACTAAACACCACAGAGAACTTGTAGCCTACACCGGCGCCCAACTCGCCGAAATGAGCAAGAACGAACTCGCCGAAGCTGTAGAAGCAGGTTCAGTTTTTGCCCGCGTCGCCCCCGAACAAAAACTCCGCCTCGTAGAAGCCTTGCAGCAGAAAGGCGAAATTGTGGCGATGACGGGAGACGGCGTTAACGACGCGCCCGCTCTCAAACAAGCGGATATCGGGATTGCCATGGGTAGCGGTACGGAGGTTTCTAAGGAAGCCGCGGACATGATTCTGACTGACGATAACTTTGCTTCGATCGAATCTGCTGTAGAAGAAGGGCGATCGGTTTACAAAAATCTGCTCAAAGCAATCAGCTTCATTCTCCCAGTCAACGGCGGAGAATCGATGACAATTTTGCTCAGCACGCTCCTAGGTCGAGAATTGCCGATTTTGTCGCTACAAATTCTCTGGCTGAATATGCTCAACTCGATCACCATGACTGTGCCTCTGGCTTTCGAGCCCAAGTCCGTGGGAGTCATGAAACAGCAGCCCCGACCGGTAAACGAACCTTTTCTCACCGGAAATCGGATCAAGCGGATCATCGCTATTTCTCTTTACAACTGGACTCTGATTTTCGGAATGTTTGAATGGGTGCGCCAAGCGGAGTGGGGAACTTTGGAACTGGCTCGCACGATGGCGATTCAAGCTTTGGTAATGGGGAGAATTTTTTACCTGTTGAGTCTCAGCCAGTTGTTGCCTTCTTTGATTGCTAAGTTTAGCGGTTCTAAGGAAGAAGTTAGCGGCGCTCCCGCCCTCGGTGTGGGAATTGTCCTGGCGGTGATTTTGCAGATCATCTTTGCTAATTCTCCGTTTGTCAATCGCATATTTGAGACGGCTCCAATGAACTTGGATCAGTGGTTGATTTGTTTCGGAGTCGCGCTACCGATGATCGGTGTTGCTCTCTCGGTCAACCGCTTTGACCCGCCCAACTAA